A single genomic interval of Nonomuraea rubra harbors:
- a CDS encoding AAA family ATPase: protein MRGIVLYGPPASGKSTVTAALCQLDPRFALVRKLKAGNRRGTEYDFVTAEELARLRAAGRLMLETRRYGNTYAIDRHHITELITAGHVPIVHLGNTADIRRLAETGPWLTVLLWIPRQMCEERSRQRGDRDTPQRLKAWDETLADLQEHVDPPFLHRFRTDLVTPAEIGERIADSYDELTTIPSSQRA, encoded by the coding sequence ATGAGGGGCATCGTGCTGTACGGGCCGCCGGCCAGCGGCAAGAGCACCGTCACCGCTGCCCTTTGCCAGCTCGACCCGCGGTTCGCCCTCGTACGCAAGCTCAAGGCCGGCAACCGCCGCGGCACCGAGTACGACTTCGTCACCGCCGAGGAACTCGCCCGGCTGCGCGCCGCCGGACGCCTGATGCTGGAGACCCGTCGCTACGGCAACACCTACGCCATCGACCGCCACCACATCACCGAGCTCATCACCGCTGGCCACGTCCCCATCGTCCACCTCGGGAACACCGCGGACATCCGCCGCCTGGCCGAGACCGGCCCGTGGCTCACCGTCCTGCTGTGGATCCCGCGTCAGATGTGCGAAGAACGCTCCCGGCAGCGCGGCGACCGTGACACCCCGCAGCGGCTGAAGGCGTGGGACGAGACCCTGGCGGATCTGCAAGAGCACGTCGATCCACCTTTTCTCCACCGCTTCCGGACCGACCTCGTCACACCAGCGGAGATCGGCGAGCGGATCGCCGATTCGTATGACGAACTCACGACGATCCCGAGCAGTCAACGCGCCTGA
- a CDS encoding FtsK/SpoIIIE domain-containing protein, which yields MSDQLFPLLAVLAASAAGLWAWRRWHYRSYWLVVAFPLTAISILGTWRKVALGCGLTKKRQRFWFTTVPGLVASTGVVRVRRKFQRVAVDTKPFMWLPLPTRHGWRVTLHTLEGQIPADYADVAERLAHSWGVHAVRVSSDKPGRVRLAATIRDPLVKVDELPPSTELLKVTVGRLETGKPWVVDFRTVPHWINAGATQSGKSNLANALIVGLAPQPVALVGFDLKGGVEFTPYAPRLSALATTRAECGGLLDDLVALMTDRMGVCRMASARNIWQLPPHLRPVPIVVLVDELAELYLMADKSEKDEIAKTSTALLRIAQLGRAFGIYLFCCGQRIGSDLGPGVTALRAQCSGRICHRVNDPETATMTLGDLDPAALDSARAIAAETPGVAIVASQDGQWYRARSFYVSEQTAEQAAHTYADRAPSWAEVMAAQPHQLPDSQTA from the coding sequence GTGTCTGACCAGCTCTTCCCGCTGCTCGCAGTCCTGGCCGCTTCGGCGGCCGGGCTGTGGGCCTGGCGCCGCTGGCACTACCGGTCGTACTGGCTGGTAGTCGCCTTCCCGCTGACCGCGATCAGCATCCTGGGCACCTGGCGAAAGGTCGCTCTCGGCTGCGGGCTGACCAAGAAGCGGCAGCGCTTCTGGTTCACCACCGTCCCTGGCCTGGTCGCCTCGACCGGCGTCGTCCGCGTCCGGCGCAAGTTCCAGCGCGTCGCCGTGGACACCAAACCGTTCATGTGGCTGCCGCTGCCAACCCGGCACGGCTGGCGAGTCACCCTGCACACCCTGGAAGGACAGATCCCCGCCGACTATGCCGACGTCGCCGAACGCCTCGCGCACTCCTGGGGCGTGCACGCCGTACGCGTCTCCTCCGACAAGCCCGGCCGCGTGCGGCTTGCCGCCACCATCCGCGATCCGCTCGTCAAGGTCGATGAGCTGCCACCGTCCACCGAGCTGCTCAAGGTCACGGTGGGACGGCTGGAGACGGGCAAGCCGTGGGTGGTCGACTTCCGCACCGTCCCGCACTGGATCAACGCGGGCGCCACCCAGTCCGGCAAGTCCAACCTCGCCAACGCGCTCATCGTTGGCCTCGCACCGCAACCGGTCGCTCTGGTCGGCTTCGACCTCAAGGGCGGCGTGGAGTTCACCCCGTACGCACCGCGGCTGTCCGCGCTGGCCACCACACGCGCCGAGTGCGGCGGGCTGCTGGATGACCTGGTGGCGCTCATGACCGACCGCATGGGCGTCTGCCGGATGGCCTCGGCCCGCAACATCTGGCAACTCCCGCCGCACCTGCGGCCGGTGCCGATCGTGGTCCTGGTGGACGAGCTCGCCGAGCTCTACCTGATGGCCGACAAGTCGGAGAAGGACGAGATCGCCAAAACCTCGACCGCACTGCTCCGGATCGCACAGCTCGGCCGGGCGTTCGGCATCTACCTCTTCTGCTGCGGCCAGCGCATCGGCTCCGACCTCGGCCCCGGCGTCACCGCCCTCCGGGCTCAGTGCTCGGGGCGGATCTGCCACCGCGTCAACGATCCCGAGACCGCCACCATGACGCTCGGCGACCTCGACCCCGCCGCGCTCGACTCCGCCCGTGCCATCGCCGCCGAAACACCCGGCGTGGCCATCGTCGCAAGCCAGGACGGCCAGTGGTACCGCGCCCGCTCCTTCTACGTCAGCGAGCAAACCGCCGAACAAGCCGCTCACACCTACGCCGACCGCGCCCCGTCCTGGGCCGAGGTCATGGCCGCACAACCTCATCAACTGCCCGACTCGCAGACCGCCTGA
- a CDS encoding DUF7680 family protein: protein MTASQNVTTALSRRLAAVTGVRGFRLIVHPGRGETYGLTIEETYGEAGSVLATAVVALTPQQTGRIIDALIAAIRGSGHQPSVLTFTRKAPIRLTESYGVRLALILMATQPIAKHERVRALVAGINAMSTEETYYWYSKCIGIDANRARKALRTLLSGD from the coding sequence GTGACCGCCTCCCAAAACGTGACGACTGCCTTGAGTCGTCGGCTCGCTGCAGTCACGGGCGTCCGTGGTTTCCGTCTCATCGTGCACCCCGGCCGTGGCGAGACCTACGGCCTCACTATCGAGGAGACCTACGGCGAAGCTGGCTCTGTCCTTGCTACGGCCGTCGTCGCCCTCACCCCGCAGCAGACGGGACGCATCATCGACGCCCTCATTGCAGCTATCAGGGGATCGGGCCACCAGCCCAGTGTGCTGACCTTCACCCGGAAAGCACCGATTCGGCTCACCGAATCCTATGGCGTACGCCTGGCCCTGATTTTGATGGCCACCCAGCCCATTGCCAAGCACGAGCGCGTCCGTGCACTCGTCGCCGGCATCAACGCCATGAGCACCGAGGAGACCTATTACTGGTACTCCAAGTGCATTGGCATTGACGCTAATCGCGCCCGTAAGGCCCTCCGCACCCTCCTCTCCGGCGACTGA
- a CDS encoding DUF2637 domain-containing protein, whose product MRRFAAWLLDTGPVLVLALIAGAGSFTHIRDTATEHGQQGWMAWAIAICIDLTCVMAARERQRDKKIGKARRGLVSWPVLVLTGGVVLSLAANLQQATPTAWGWITAATPAGAFLVAVSMLERRATTTRTEPSLDVPQPSPAWTAASPDVLDRTQAVPQADRPALVPAHEDDPGDGPAPAPALIDYARRVAAEHHAKHGKPITGDLLRTRLGVSDQLASDLLRTLRTASETA is encoded by the coding sequence ATGCGCCGCTTCGCCGCCTGGCTGCTCGACACCGGCCCAGTCCTGGTCCTCGCGCTCATCGCAGGTGCTGGCTCCTTCACCCACATCCGTGACACCGCCACCGAGCACGGCCAGCAAGGCTGGATGGCCTGGGCCATCGCCATCTGCATCGACCTGACCTGCGTCATGGCCGCCCGCGAACGCCAACGAGACAAGAAGATCGGCAAAGCTCGGCGCGGACTCGTCTCCTGGCCCGTCCTCGTCCTGACCGGCGGCGTGGTCCTCTCGCTGGCCGCCAACCTGCAACAAGCCACCCCGACCGCCTGGGGCTGGATCACCGCCGCCACTCCGGCCGGCGCCTTCCTCGTCGCGGTCTCCATGCTCGAACGCCGCGCCACCACAACCCGTACCGAACCGTCCCTGGACGTCCCGCAACCGTCCCCGGCCTGGACGGCGGCGTCCCCGGACGTCCTCGACAGAACACAAGCCGTCCCGCAAGCGGATCGCCCCGCCCTCGTCCCCGCCCACGAGGACGACCCCGGCGACGGGCCCGCGCCCGCCCCGGCACTGATCGACTACGCGCGCCGCGTCGCCGCCGAACACCACGCCAAACACGGCAAGCCCATCACCGGAGACCTACTCCGTACCCGCCTGGGCGTGTCCGACCAACTCGCCTCGGACCTGCTCCGCACCCTGCGGACCGCATCGGAAACCGCCTGA
- a CDS encoding AAA family ATPase, protein MPQPTDPAIDNAAAQVIEEALVKVSGAPTNAEQNALLNRVVDAWRRRHGQGSPKPILTLVGGYAGSGKTEFSRFLSDITGWAFLDKDSLTRPMVERLLISLGGDPHDRHTELYLREVRPLEYRCLMETAFDNLKVGTSAILSAPFIAELADPDWVSRLTNRCAAKGIDVAVVWVRCDPESMREYIEFRGAARDGWKLANWQTYVSGLNTDTSPPTAHITVDNRLGAAISLADQTRETLKRILA, encoded by the coding sequence TTGCCTCAGCCCACCGACCCCGCCATTGACAACGCCGCCGCCCAGGTGATCGAAGAAGCCTTGGTCAAAGTCTCCGGCGCCCCCACCAACGCCGAGCAGAACGCCCTGCTCAACCGGGTGGTGGACGCCTGGCGCCGCCGCCACGGCCAGGGCAGCCCCAAGCCCATCCTCACCCTCGTGGGCGGCTACGCCGGATCCGGCAAGACCGAGTTCTCCCGCTTCCTGTCCGACATCACCGGCTGGGCCTTCCTGGACAAGGACTCCCTGACCCGCCCCATGGTCGAGCGCCTCCTCATCTCCCTCGGCGGCGACCCCCACGACCGGCACACCGAGCTGTATCTGCGGGAGGTCCGCCCCCTGGAGTACCGATGCCTGATGGAGACGGCCTTCGACAACCTCAAGGTCGGCACCTCGGCCATCCTGTCGGCCCCGTTCATCGCCGAGCTCGCCGATCCCGACTGGGTCTCCCGCCTCACCAACCGCTGTGCCGCCAAGGGCATCGACGTCGCCGTGGTCTGGGTGCGCTGCGACCCCGAGTCCATGCGCGAGTACATCGAGTTCCGCGGCGCCGCCCGTGACGGGTGGAAACTCGCCAACTGGCAGACGTACGTCAGCGGCCTCAACACCGACACCAGTCCGCCTACCGCACACATCACCGTCGACAACCGTCTCGGCGCCGCGATCAGCCTCGCCGACCAGACCCGCGAGACCCTGAAGCGGATCCTCGCATGA
- a CDS encoding winged helix-turn-helix domain-containing protein — translation MIEFEPDRPRWQQIADVLRARISSGEYPPKYLVSEVRLVQEFGVARDTIRKAIRQLREEGLIYTVPNLGSFVSPPGEVSPEGT, via the coding sequence GTGATCGAGTTCGAGCCTGACCGCCCCCGCTGGCAGCAGATCGCCGACGTCCTTCGCGCACGCATCAGCAGCGGCGAATACCCGCCAAAGTACCTCGTCTCCGAAGTGCGGCTGGTTCAGGAGTTCGGCGTCGCCCGCGACACCATCCGCAAGGCGATCCGCCAGCTTCGCGAGGAAGGCCTGATCTACACCGTCCCCAACCTCGGCAGCTTCGTCAGCCCACCCGGCGAAGTCTCCCCCGAAGGCACCTGA
- a CDS encoding DUF1156 domain-containing protein, translating into MSTKPRVLIEDWLPVAELGIESRREAAPIPGQFPKLKALHVWWARRPLVASSAVVLAGLLPAWSPELSNVFPDHPELSNPAAYKLWVLKLAGIWGDPIAARRRIAAATERGQTLGAAAYGYRPAFKNLPSPGDMALLHKVLRHTWGGSLPLVADPTAGGGSIPFVSARFGLPTAANDLNAVAATLLKAGVEIPVRFGHELTPELKKYGERWRSRVEERLSKFFVYEKGEKYLTYIWANAVRCPRTGGLVPLITDQWLDKAKGRETAVRIVVHDQNGNLLSEPIFEIVRGDEINFDPSAGLMTGGTARSPYDDLAIDDTYIKNEARSDRFEQVLYAVYYRKADRTKGYRAPSSEDVACLEHASDYLARHRASWEASGCLPTEDIAEISNYDRGHRIYGITKWAEMFTDRQLVVHAIFAEELQRLLTEAEEEFGQEKARALLTVLGMIQAKALNYNARQTTWDVGRQKTRSVFEKHNFTFRWTFAEFQGSQELPSFVLDQILDAYHQLVTLVGHTSPDSLVEPQIETPIMVTQGTAANLGALASGSVSHLCMDPPYYDNVMYAELSDFFYVWEKATLGRLYPDFFADTETDKENEAIANFARFAAFGRRKKQLADADYTAKMVAIFAECSRVLREDGVMTVMFTHKKAEAWDALGTAIIDAGFTIETSWPVNTESEASSHQKNKNAANSTIMLTCRKREQDESNGPIYLEDVEAEIRLAARDAVLRFQNDGIGGVDLLLSTYGPTLSVISRRWPVYSSTPDENGRDQLLRPEDALSLAREEIVDLRRARLIGQGAKSDTLTDFVLLAWDTFAAREFPYDTARLLALAVGGLDVDKLERAKILMKGSGTVKLLTPSERVRRGAERDLPGVRPDAESFANVIDAVDTALYIAEHDNWAAAKRFLDKHGYTSDAGFTAVLQGLVNAIPRTKVKVGWAVPEAGRLDTMCTLYFPDVALPEPVNLAMHDDKPGTLFEME; encoded by the coding sequence ATGAGCACCAAACCGCGTGTCCTCATCGAGGACTGGCTCCCCGTCGCTGAGCTCGGCATTGAATCCCGTCGCGAAGCGGCCCCCATCCCAGGTCAGTTTCCGAAGCTCAAGGCACTTCACGTATGGTGGGCTCGCCGTCCGCTGGTGGCGTCGTCCGCAGTCGTATTAGCAGGCCTGCTACCTGCATGGAGCCCAGAGCTGAGCAACGTCTTTCCTGACCATCCTGAGTTGTCGAACCCGGCAGCCTACAAACTCTGGGTTCTAAAGTTGGCTGGGATCTGGGGCGACCCCATTGCCGCACGCCGACGGATCGCTGCTGCCACTGAGCGAGGGCAGACACTGGGTGCAGCCGCATACGGGTACCGTCCCGCCTTCAAGAACCTACCGAGTCCTGGCGACATGGCACTTCTCCACAAGGTATTGCGTCACACCTGGGGTGGCTCCCTGCCGTTGGTGGCGGACCCAACCGCAGGAGGCGGATCCATCCCTTTCGTCTCAGCTCGGTTCGGTCTCCCTACCGCGGCGAATGACCTTAACGCGGTAGCCGCCACACTTCTGAAGGCCGGGGTCGAGATCCCCGTCCGGTTCGGTCACGAGCTGACGCCTGAGCTCAAAAAGTACGGGGAACGTTGGCGTAGCAGGGTCGAAGAGAGGCTTAGCAAGTTCTTCGTCTACGAAAAGGGCGAGAAGTACCTTACCTATATCTGGGCGAACGCCGTCCGCTGCCCGCGCACGGGCGGTCTTGTACCGCTCATCACTGATCAGTGGCTCGATAAGGCCAAGGGCCGCGAGACAGCCGTGCGGATCGTCGTGCACGACCAAAACGGCAACCTCCTGAGCGAGCCCATCTTCGAGATTGTTCGGGGCGACGAGATCAACTTCGACCCCTCTGCCGGGCTGATGACTGGCGGCACCGCCCGCAGCCCTTATGACGACCTTGCGATTGATGACACTTACATCAAGAACGAGGCCCGGTCCGATCGGTTCGAGCAGGTTCTCTACGCGGTTTACTACCGCAAGGCTGATCGCACCAAAGGATATCGGGCGCCAAGCAGTGAGGACGTGGCTTGTCTCGAACACGCCAGTGACTACCTCGCAAGACATCGGGCTAGCTGGGAGGCGTCTGGCTGTCTCCCAACAGAGGACATTGCCGAGATCTCGAACTACGACCGCGGCCACCGTATATACGGGATCACCAAGTGGGCAGAAATGTTCACGGACCGTCAGTTGGTTGTCCACGCCATTTTCGCAGAAGAACTTCAGCGCCTCCTTACTGAAGCAGAAGAGGAGTTTGGACAGGAGAAGGCGCGTGCGCTACTTACTGTGCTCGGGATGATCCAGGCTAAGGCGCTAAACTACAATGCCCGACAAACAACCTGGGATGTAGGTAGACAGAAGACACGGAGCGTCTTCGAAAAGCACAACTTCACGTTCAGATGGACCTTCGCCGAGTTCCAGGGTTCACAAGAACTTCCCTCTTTCGTACTAGATCAGATCCTCGACGCATACCACCAGCTAGTTACACTGGTGGGGCACACGTCACCAGATTCTTTGGTTGAGCCACAAATCGAAACACCGATCATGGTGACGCAGGGAACCGCAGCCAATCTCGGCGCGCTGGCGTCGGGGAGCGTCTCTCACCTATGCATGGATCCGCCGTACTACGACAACGTCATGTACGCAGAACTGTCTGACTTCTTCTATGTCTGGGAGAAAGCAACGCTCGGTCGCCTTTATCCAGACTTCTTCGCTGACACGGAGACCGACAAAGAGAACGAGGCGATCGCCAATTTCGCCCGTTTCGCTGCATTCGGGCGACGGAAGAAGCAACTTGCGGATGCCGACTACACAGCGAAGATGGTCGCAATATTTGCGGAGTGTAGTCGAGTTCTGCGAGAGGACGGTGTCATGACCGTGATGTTCACACATAAGAAGGCCGAGGCGTGGGACGCGCTGGGCACGGCCATCATCGACGCAGGCTTCACGATCGAGACATCCTGGCCGGTAAACACCGAGTCGGAGGCATCGTCCCATCAGAAGAACAAGAACGCAGCGAATAGCACCATCATGCTCACCTGCAGGAAGCGCGAGCAGGATGAGAGCAATGGGCCGATCTACCTAGAAGATGTCGAGGCCGAGATCCGGCTCGCAGCTCGCGATGCGGTACTTCGGTTTCAGAACGATGGCATCGGCGGAGTCGACCTTCTACTCTCAACCTATGGGCCAACGCTATCTGTCATCTCGCGTCGCTGGCCTGTGTACTCCTCGACACCGGACGAGAACGGGCGCGACCAACTTCTTCGGCCCGAGGACGCATTGTCCCTGGCTCGGGAGGAGATCGTCGACCTTCGTCGGGCAAGGCTGATTGGACAGGGCGCGAAGTCCGACACTCTGACCGACTTCGTCCTTCTTGCTTGGGACACGTTCGCGGCCAGGGAGTTCCCGTACGACACAGCTCGCCTGCTTGCCCTGGCGGTGGGCGGTCTGGATGTGGACAAGCTTGAGCGCGCGAAGATTCTCATGAAGGGATCTGGCACAGTCAAGCTCCTGACGCCCAGCGAGCGAGTGCGGCGTGGTGCCGAGCGCGATCTTCCCGGAGTACGTCCGGACGCAGAGTCCTTCGCGAACGTCATCGACGCGGTTGACACAGCCCTTTACATCGCCGAACACGACAACTGGGCAGCAGCTAAGAGGTTTCTCGACAAGCATGGCTACACCAGCGACGCTGGATTCACCGCCGTATTGCAGGGTCTTGTCAACGCGATTCCCCGTACGAAGGTCAAGGTTGGGTGGGCGGTGCCCGAGGCGGGTCGTCTTGACACGATGTGCACACTCTATTTCCCTGACGTGGCCCTGCCCGAGCCCGTCAACCTGGCCATGCATGACGACAAGCCCGGCACGCTCTTCGAAATGGAGTGA
- a CDS encoding winged helix-turn-helix domain-containing protein: MVEKTGRPGYLQIADDLRTQIRTGSLAPGAALPSTAQLCQRYDVSASVVKAAISVLRTEGLIVGQQGKGVFVREDAAASLEEPASSDIMEQLAQMRSTLATLGDRIGELEKAVFQEQKRSR; encoded by the coding sequence ATGGTCGAGAAGACCGGTCGCCCCGGCTACCTGCAGATCGCCGACGACCTCCGTACGCAGATCAGGACGGGCTCACTCGCGCCCGGCGCCGCACTGCCCTCGACCGCCCAGCTCTGCCAGCGCTACGACGTGTCCGCCAGCGTGGTGAAAGCGGCCATCAGCGTGCTTCGCACCGAGGGGCTGATCGTCGGCCAGCAGGGCAAGGGTGTGTTCGTGCGCGAGGACGCCGCGGCGTCGCTCGAAGAGCCGGCCTCGTCGGACATCATGGAGCAGCTCGCCCAGATGCGGAGCACCCTGGCGACTCTCGGCGACCGGATCGGGGAGCTGGAGAAGGCCGTGTTCCAAGAGCAGAAGCGATCTCGCTGA
- a CDS encoding ATP-binding protein: MAHLVPLREVCHPRDDVLEGGLADNHFAAQLDKVVRDAEHYPVYGNAEAFFAHTYPTSGLKTLLSKTFGRLSGVKGVSGENGVLRPTTSFGGGKTHGLTAVYHLAKGARPSNITEFLDLNLLPDGPVQIAALVGDALDPTAGIDTNGHRTYTMWGEMAAQIGDEAFAAMEANEIQRTAPGTATIRAAFGGKPTVVIIDELAKHLRAVASSGSEDVRRMAGALPVFLGNLFEVASDPTNRVSVIITLAATTNAFGAETTEISELTGEEKEKTDAANAVSVKAAQEIGDVLTRAVQPSAVIKPADDNEIGEILKKRIFGSVDEDAAKAAGDAYRDFYEKLAKTEQLAGGAEHPASYGDLVTKSYPFHPELVRVLDKRLGNITEFQRARGALKLLAEVVANIYATNDNTAIINVGDIDYSNEPVLNHLTDGLGRAEYAGVAKGDFASKASHAAVVDADVFPGKPAYATRVARTVFTHSLEMVSTAGAGRNDWLVGTLRPGEDATIFEKALTESEKVFWHLSYDGARWRFNIEPNVNAIIETEKRNVANTAVAAEVDSLIQKAFANDGGVTAIHFPSGPIEIPDKDSLRVVVLDHDVVTVDPAHADQPPAQIVEMLDKVGSVGAPRKYRNSLVFALADAEQVHVLKDRARALIASNNLATDTLRLGQFSEEVRKKVEAYDKEAHLKARIAVTRCFKHIYYPADEKATGYLRHRELPAQSQGDPKNTTSAVITLLTDEEKIRTSPFTAAFLRSRTWANKEATNTAAIADYFWSDHKASIVRNTSLLRDAIVNGVSHDNWVYYDSASGKAYTAHSQAGMSITFSADAEVMTMAEAQKRGLLVRKPTQTDLRSVLTGDQLTGADVRTRLEAVCGGEPSKTDVLDLLATAVQSSEYTWFVVTDTAPAAGIRALSPSAIKDKGLDTLYVLPREAADEIGVEIPTRIATAKAFTATGPGGAAMQTLLDAVSDYAIRTIRTLTLKVGADTASGTNDIDLAVLSLGMLQKQTITVRSTIRAEYKGLTGGGIQFQGTAERADFQVAYGHAKKALTAATKVVGDITLTFRFDPALDVDDPQFAQIHDVIKKLGMKSTTMTAEVTK; the protein is encoded by the coding sequence GTGGCACATCTGGTACCGCTCCGCGAGGTATGTCATCCTCGCGACGACGTCCTCGAAGGCGGGTTGGCGGACAACCACTTCGCAGCTCAGCTGGACAAGGTGGTCCGCGACGCGGAGCATTATCCGGTGTACGGCAACGCGGAAGCATTCTTCGCGCACACCTACCCCACGAGCGGTCTGAAGACGCTGCTCTCCAAGACTTTCGGTCGTCTCAGCGGAGTGAAGGGCGTCTCGGGGGAGAACGGCGTACTGCGCCCGACAACCTCGTTTGGTGGTGGTAAGACCCATGGTCTGACCGCCGTCTATCACCTCGCCAAGGGTGCTCGGCCGTCGAACATTACTGAGTTCCTCGACCTAAACCTGCTTCCCGACGGCCCGGTCCAGATCGCGGCGCTGGTCGGCGACGCGCTCGATCCAACAGCGGGTATCGACACCAACGGCCATCGCACGTACACGATGTGGGGTGAGATGGCCGCCCAGATCGGCGATGAGGCGTTCGCAGCGATGGAGGCGAACGAGATTCAACGCACCGCTCCGGGCACCGCCACGATCAGGGCAGCCTTCGGCGGCAAGCCAACGGTCGTGATCATCGATGAGTTAGCCAAGCATCTGCGCGCGGTGGCCTCCTCCGGAAGCGAGGACGTACGGCGCATGGCCGGCGCGTTACCGGTCTTCCTTGGCAACCTCTTCGAAGTCGCCTCCGATCCGACCAACAGAGTCTCGGTCATCATCACCCTGGCCGCGACCACCAACGCGTTCGGCGCGGAGACCACCGAGATCAGCGAGTTAACCGGTGAAGAGAAAGAGAAGACAGACGCCGCTAACGCAGTCTCGGTCAAGGCCGCCCAGGAGATTGGCGATGTGCTGACCCGCGCAGTGCAGCCGAGCGCGGTGATCAAGCCAGCCGATGACAACGAAATCGGCGAAATCCTCAAGAAGCGCATCTTCGGCTCTGTGGACGAGGATGCCGCCAAAGCAGCTGGGGATGCTTACCGGGACTTTTACGAAAAGCTCGCCAAGACCGAGCAGCTCGCCGGCGGCGCCGAGCACCCGGCTTCCTACGGCGATTTGGTCACCAAGAGCTACCCGTTTCACCCCGAGCTGGTTCGCGTCCTCGACAAGCGCCTGGGCAACATAACCGAGTTCCAGCGCGCTCGCGGCGCCCTAAAGCTCCTGGCTGAGGTTGTGGCCAACATCTACGCCACCAACGACAACACGGCGATCATCAACGTCGGCGACATTGACTATTCCAACGAGCCAGTCCTCAACCACCTCACCGACGGCCTCGGCCGCGCCGAGTACGCGGGCGTAGCCAAGGGCGACTTCGCTTCTAAGGCATCTCACGCCGCTGTCGTCGACGCCGACGTCTTCCCCGGCAAGCCCGCGTACGCCACCCGCGTAGCTCGCACCGTATTCACCCACTCCCTAGAGATGGTGTCCACTGCAGGGGCAGGCCGCAATGACTGGCTGGTCGGCACCCTGCGTCCTGGTGAGGACGCCACTATCTTCGAGAAGGCACTGACCGAGTCGGAGAAGGTCTTCTGGCATCTGTCGTACGACGGTGCTCGCTGGCGCTTCAATATCGAGCCCAACGTCAACGCCATCATCGAGACCGAGAAGCGCAACGTCGCCAACACCGCGGTGGCCGCGGAAGTCGATAGCCTGATACAGAAAGCGTTCGCCAATGACGGCGGCGTCACCGCAATCCATTTCCCATCAGGCCCCATTGAAATCCCGGACAAGGACTCGCTGCGTGTAGTCGTACTTGACCACGATGTCGTTACTGTCGACCCAGCCCACGCCGATCAGCCACCGGCACAGATCGTAGAGATGCTCGACAAGGTTGGCTCGGTCGGTGCGCCGCGTAAGTACCGCAACTCTCTGGTTTTCGCCTTGGCCGACGCCGAGCAAGTACACGTGCTCAAGGATCGTGCACGTGCCCTGATCGCTTCTAATAACCTCGCCACCGATACCCTCCGCCTGGGTCAGTTCAGCGAGGAGGTGCGCAAGAAGGTCGAGGCCTACGACAAGGAGGCCCACCTCAAGGCACGAATCGCGGTCACCCGATGCTTTAAGCACATTTACTACCCGGCCGACGAGAAGGCCACTGGCTACCTTCGCCACCGAGAGCTTCCCGCCCAGTCCCAGGGCGACCCGAAGAACACCACCTCCGCAGTCATCACCCTGCTGACCGACGAGGAAAAAATCCGTACCAGCCCGTTCACCGCCGCCTTCTTACGCAGCCGCACCTGGGCCAACAAAGAGGCCACGAACACGGCAGCGATCGCCGACTACTTCTGGTCCGACCACAAGGCCTCCATTGTCCGCAATACCTCCCTGCTGCGTGACGCAATCGTCAACGGCGTTAGCCACGACAACTGGGTCTACTACGACTCGGCCAGTGGCAAGGCCTACACGGCCCACAGTCAGGCTGGTATGTCGATCACCTTTAGTGCCGACGCCGAGGTCATGACCATGGCCGAGGCACAGAAGCGTGGCCTGCTGGTCCGTAAACCCACACAGACTGACCTTCGCTCGGTACTCACCGGCGACCAGCTCACCGGAGCCGATGTCCGCACCCGCCTTGAGGCCGTCTGCGGCGGCGAACCTTCCAAGACCGATGTGCTCGACTTGCTGGCCACCGCCGTCCAGTCCAGCGAGTACACCTGGTTCGTTGTCACCGACACCGCACCTGCCGCTGGCATCCGGGCGCTCTCACCCTCGGCGATTAAGGATAAGGGCCTTGACACCCTCTACGTCCTTCCCCGTGAGGCCGCCGACGAGATCGGCGTCGAGATCCCCACTCGCATCGCCACCGCCAAGGCCTTCACTGCGACCGGTCCCGGTGGCGCGGCCATGCAGACCCTGCTTGATGCTGTCTCCGACTACGCGATCCGCACCATCAGGACTCTCACCCTGAAGGTGGGCGCGGATACTGCGTCTGGCACGAACGACATTGACCTCGCCGTCCTCTCGCTCGGCATGCTGCAGAAACAGACCATCACAGTCCGCTCCACCATCCGCGCAGAGTACAAGGGTCTCACCGGAGGCGGCATCCAGTTCCAAGGCACCGCCGAGCGCGCCGACTTCCAGGTGGCCTATGGCCACGCCAAGAAGGCGCTCACCGCCGCAACGAAGGTGGTCGGCGACATCACCCTCACCTTCCGGTTCGACCCAGCACTCGACGTCGACGACCCGCAGTTCGCGCAGATCCATGACGTCATCAAGAAGCTCGGCATGAAGAGCACGACCATGACCGCAGAGGTGACCAAGTGA